Proteins from one Dromiciops gliroides isolate mDroGli1 chromosome 6, mDroGli1.pri, whole genome shotgun sequence genomic window:
- the LOC122730557 gene encoding testis-specific protein 10-interacting protein, which translates to MGQENPLLRTHQQSILAASVVKANHDARIRVPSASSEKGTAAGLLGLLSGVPLVHQGASGSGDEVLIQGRPRARSAGNARKKDASNKGKKGHEPSEAEDLIPPPPRKPSFPFQWAWESFLVDGRSLPLPSPNSSQQTLLPRRAQASALPPTKARRKSRWKAVPPSAQPANFPLYWKVEARCQDIKKQLKTWVPPEPGSQESRDCQDGQEQAGQADPDGGEEEGSAGRRDQGLWPSFLSAEKRSRDEDRGQLRKWKALHLAGFTLLRGFQRKPAKAKDPEKLLDMEILQKHLQEDAKELGLYSSQWPTQDTSHPQGEKLQAWGDVKPFLLTSGTTRTFQKRREATRTLMLDWERHKQEEQVRAEQRRAQEQRVQKQVARCLAAYGPSRSKGSGASHRKLDELRRQEKQRLAEYQAELAGIRHRVQSRPFLFQQAMQANARLSVNRRFSQVLSALGLDEEQVLAEALKDEIEEIPSKHRSSKTRRLARIREEQPLWGTE; encoded by the exons ATGGGGCAGGAGAATCCTTTGCTAAGAACCCATCAACAGTCAATTCTGGCTGCCTCGGTGGTGAAAGCTAACCATGATGCCCGGATCCGGGTCCCTTCAGCCTCATCGGAAAAGGGAACAGCCGCCGGACTTCTGGGACTCCTCTCTGGGGTGCCTCTGGTCCACCAA GGTGCTTCTGGGAGTGGAGATGAGGTGCTGATCCAAGGCCGACCTAGGGCTCGGAGCGCAGGGAATGCCAGAAAGAAAGATGCATCCAACAAAGGCAAGAAGGGACATGAGCCTTCTGAGGCCGAAGA CCTCATCCCACCACCTCCTCGGAAGCCCTCCTTCCCGTTCCAGTGGGCCTGGGAGAGCTTCTTGGTGGATGGCCGGAGCCTGCCCCTGCCCTCTCCCAACTCTTCCCAGCAGACCCTGCTGCCCAGGAGGGCCCAGGCCTCGGCCCTGCCACCCACCAAGGCCCGCCGGAAGTCCCGGTGGAAGGCTGTGCCCCCATCTGCCCAGCCGGCCAACTTCCCACTGTATTGGAAAGTGGAGGCCCGATGTCAGGACATAAAAAAGCAGCTGAAAACGTGGGTCCCGCCTGAGCCAGGCAGCCAAGAGAGCCGGGATTGTCAGGATGGCCAGGAGCAAGCAGGGCAAGCAGACCCagatgggggggaggaggaggggtctGCGGGCAGGAGGGATCAAGGCCTCTGGCCCTCCTTTCTGTCTGCTGAGAAAAG GAGCAGAGACGAGGACAGAGGGCAGCTTAGGAAGTGGAAGGCCCTTCACCTGGCTGGCTTTACCCTCCTCAGAGGATTCCAGAGGAAGCCGGCAAAGGCGAAGGATCCGGAGAAACTCTTGGACATGGAGATTCTGCAGAAACATCTACAGGAAGATGCCAAGGAACTGGGGCTCTACT CCTCCCAGTGGCCCACCCAGGACACCAGCCATCCTCAAGGTGAGAAGCTCCAGGCCTGGGGGGACGTTAAGCCCTTCCTGCTGACCAGTGGTACCACCAGAACCTTCCAAAAGCGACGTGAAGCCACCAG gaccTTGATGCTAGACTGGGAGCGGCACAAGCAGGAGGAACAAGTCAGGGCAGAGCAGCGCCGAGCTCAGGAGCAGCGGGTCCAGAAGCAGGTGGCTCGGTGCCTGGCAGCTTATGGACCGTCCAGGTCCAAGGGTTCTGGGGCATCCCATCGAAAGCTTGACGAGCTCAG GCGGCAGGAGAAGCAGCGTTTGGCAGAGTACCAGGCTGAACTTGCGGGCATCCGTCACAGGGTGCAGAGCCGCCCCTTCCTCTTCCAGCAGGCCATGCAA GCCAATGCCCGGCTCTCAGTGAACAGACGCTTCTCCCAGGTGCTGTCGGCCCTGGGTCTGGACGAGGAGCAGGTATTGGCTGAAGCGTTGAAGGATGAGATAGAGGAAATCCCCTCAAAGCACAG GTCCTCGAAGACCAGGAGGTTGGCCAGGATCCGGGAGGAGCAGCCTTTGTGGGGCACTGAGTGA